A single genomic interval of Clostridium cylindrosporum DSM 605 harbors:
- a CDS encoding polyribonucleotide nucleotidyltransferase, whose protein sequence is MHQIFETTFKDRKLKAEVGKYALLSNGSVLISYGDTYLLVNANSTAKPKDGIDFFPLSVDYEERLYSVGKIPGGFIKREGRPTEKAILSARAIDRPIRPLFPKGYFNDVQVVCTVLSVDSDNSPEILAINGASLALSISDIPFQGPLGAVLVGRVDGKLIINPTLEQREKSDLRLTVCATKERVMMIEADGDEIPEDIMYEAIMLGFEACKESVAFQEEVISKVGKEKVVPELYKVPEEIETAVTDFAYDELWEAMKCTNKEERQEKVDILKDKVFSHFEEIFPEKEKDIDNVIYNMQKKQVRKMVLDEKTRPDGRNFDEIRELTSDVSILPRTHGSGVFQRGQTQVLTVATLGALGDVQVLDGLSEEESKRYMHHYNFPPYSVGEVRFLRGPGRREIGHGALAEKALEPVIPDENEFPYTVRLVSEVISSNGSTSQASVCASTLALMDAGVPIKRPVAGIAMGLVTNDDASEFEVLTDIQGIEDFFGDMDFKVAGTEKGITAIQVDTKIKGIPEDIIKETVEKARIARMKILENMLATIPTPKNDLSPYAPRILSMNIHPDKIRDVIGPGGKTINKIIAETGVKIDIEDDGRLFICAPNTESGNNAKTIIEGIVKEVEKGEIYLGKVNRITAFGAFVEVLPGKEGLVHISKLAHERVNKVEDVVSIGDEILVKVVEIDQQGRINLSRKDAIKKETPENTESTDINAEPTDTKE, encoded by the coding sequence ATGCACCAAATATTTGAAACTACTTTTAAAGATAGAAAACTTAAAGCAGAAGTAGGTAAATATGCGCTATTATCTAATGGCTCAGTTCTTATAAGCTATGGAGATACATATTTACTTGTAAATGCAAACTCAACAGCAAAACCTAAGGATGGGATAGACTTTTTCCCACTAAGTGTAGATTATGAAGAAAGATTATATTCAGTAGGAAAAATCCCAGGAGGATTTATAAAGCGTGAAGGTAGACCTACAGAAAAGGCTATACTTTCAGCAAGAGCAATCGATAGACCTATTAGACCACTTTTCCCTAAGGGATATTTTAATGATGTTCAAGTGGTGTGTACTGTTTTATCAGTAGATTCTGACAATTCTCCAGAAATACTTGCTATAAATGGAGCTTCACTTGCACTTTCAATATCCGATATACCTTTCCAAGGGCCACTAGGTGCAGTTCTTGTTGGTAGAGTAGATGGGAAGCTTATTATTAACCCTACTTTAGAACAAAGAGAAAAAAGTGATCTTCGTCTAACTGTTTGTGCTACTAAGGAAAGAGTTATGATGATTGAAGCTGATGGGGATGAAATTCCAGAGGATATAATGTACGAAGCTATTATGCTTGGATTTGAAGCATGTAAGGAATCAGTAGCATTCCAAGAAGAAGTTATATCTAAGGTTGGAAAAGAAAAAGTTGTTCCAGAACTTTACAAGGTTCCAGAAGAAATTGAAACTGCAGTTACAGATTTTGCTTATGATGAACTTTGGGAAGCTATGAAGTGTACAAATAAAGAAGAAAGACAAGAGAAAGTAGATATACTTAAGGATAAAGTCTTCTCACACTTTGAAGAGATATTCCCTGAAAAAGAAAAAGACATTGATAATGTAATATATAACATGCAAAAAAAGCAAGTTAGAAAAATGGTTCTTGATGAAAAAACAAGACCTGATGGAAGAAATTTTGATGAGATAAGAGAACTTACAAGTGATGTATCAATTCTTCCAAGAACACATGGTTCAGGGGTATTCCAAAGAGGTCAAACTCAAGTACTTACAGTTGCAACTCTTGGTGCTCTAGGAGATGTTCAAGTACTTGACGGGCTTAGCGAAGAAGAATCAAAGAGATATATGCATCACTACAATTTCCCTCCATATAGTGTTGGAGAAGTTAGATTCTTAAGAGGACCAGGAAGACGTGAGATTGGGCACGGAGCACTTGCAGAAAAGGCACTTGAACCTGTGATTCCAGATGAAAATGAGTTCCCATATACAGTAAGGCTTGTATCTGAGGTTATAAGTTCAAATGGGTCAACTTCACAGGCGAGCGTTTGTGCAAGCACACTTGCACTAATGGATGCAGGAGTTCCTATTAAGAGACCTGTTGCAGGTATAGCTATGGGACTTGTAACTAATGATGATGCTAGTGAATTTGAAGTTTTAACTGATATCCAAGGTATTGAAGATTTCTTTGGAGATATGGACTTTAAGGTTGCAGGAACAGAAAAAGGTATAACAGCTATTCAAGTTGATACTAAGATTAAGGGTATCCCTGAGGATATTATAAAGGAAACAGTTGAAAAAGCTAGAATTGCAAGAATGAAAATTCTTGAAAATATGCTAGCTACTATTCCAACTCCTAAGAATGATCTTTCACCATATGCGCCAAGAATACTTTCTATGAATATACATCCTGATAAGATTCGTGATGTTATAGGACCAGGTGGAAAGACTATAAATAAGATTATAGCAGAAACAGGAGTTAAAATTGACATCGAGGATGACGGAAGACTATTTATCTGTGCTCCAAATACTGAGTCAGGTAATAATGCTAAAACTATAATCGAAGGTATAGTTAAAGAAGTAGAAAAGGGAGAAATTTATCTTGGAAAGGTTAACAGAATTACCGCATTTGGTGCTTTTGTTGAAGTTCTTCCAGGTAAAGAAGGCCTTGTTCATATTTCAAAACTTGCACATGAAAGAGTTAATAAAGTTGAAGATGTAGTTAGTATCGGAGATGAAATTCTTGTTAAAGTTGTAGAAATAGATCAACAAGGAAGAATTAATCTTTCAAGAAAAGATGCTATAAAGAAGGAAACACCTGAAAATACAGAATCAACAGATATAAATGCAGAACCAACAGATACAAAAGAATAA
- the rpsO gene encoding 30S ribosomal protein S15 — protein sequence MEKAIKQEVILKHQRHEGDTGSPEVQVAILTKRINDLTGHLKEHKKDHHSRRGLLKMVGARRGLLNYLKKKDIERYRAIIAELGIRK from the coding sequence ATGGAAAAAGCAATAAAGCAAGAAGTTATACTTAAGCACCAAAGACACGAAGGTGATACAGGTTCACCAGAAGTTCAAGTTGCAATTCTTACAAAGAGAATTAACGACTTAACAGGACATCTTAAGGAACACAAAAAAGATCACCACTCAAGAAGAGGTCTACTAAAGATGGTTGGAGCTAGAAGAGGTCTTCTTAACTACCTTAAGAAGAAGGATATCGAAAGATATCGTGCTATAATAGCTGAACTAGGAATAAGAAAGTAA
- the truB gene encoding tRNA pseudouridine(55) synthase TruB, translating into MNGILNILKPPGMTSHDVVSFVRRNLRTKKVGHTGTLDPGAAGVLPICIGKGTKIVEYLTEQGKEYICEVTFGNESDTCDKYGTFIYEEDKDYSHITKEMVNEKLELFKGRITQTPPIYSAIKINGQRAYDLARQGIEFEVPKREVTIYNIELLSFNLPKAQIKINCSKGTYVRSICRDLGNSLNCPAYMSFLLRTKTGPFDIDGSVILDDINLENIDNILYPINYGISMKELFIDDKFSDKVLNGNPIKLDGLSGYKDGEKVKAFIKPSTFIGVGHIKSNIFKIDKLMV; encoded by the coding sequence ATGAATGGAATACTTAACATACTAAAGCCACCTGGAATGACTTCACATGATGTTGTTTCATTTGTTAGGCGTAATCTAAGAACTAAAAAAGTAGGTCATACAGGAACACTTGATCCAGGTGCTGCTGGAGTGTTGCCTATTTGTATAGGTAAGGGAACAAAAATTGTTGAATACCTTACAGAACAAGGCAAAGAATATATATGTGAAGTTACATTTGGTAATGAGTCTGATACATGTGATAAATATGGTACTTTTATATATGAAGAAGATAAAGATTACTCTCATATAACGAAGGAAATGGTAAATGAAAAGTTAGAACTTTTTAAAGGACGAATAACACAAACTCCTCCAATTTATTCTGCAATTAAGATAAATGGTCAAAGAGCATATGACCTTGCAAGACAAGGAATAGAGTTTGAAGTTCCTAAAAGAGAGGTTACTATATATAATATAGAGCTTTTAAGCTTTAACCTTCCTAAAGCACAAATCAAAATCAATTGTTCAAAGGGAACATATGTTAGAAGTATATGTAGAGATCTTGGTAATTCACTTAATTGTCCTGCTTATATGAGTTTTCTTCTTAGAACAAAAACAGGACCTTTTGATATTGATGGATCTGTAATTCTAGATGATATTAATTTAGAAAATATAGATAATATACTTTACCCTATAAATTATGGTATCTCTATGAAAGAGTTATTCATAGATGATAAGTTTAGTGATAAAGTTTTAAATGGGAATCCTATCAAGCTTGATGGACTATCTGGATATAAAGATGGAGAAAAAGTAAAGGCATTTATCAAGCCTAGCACATTTATTGGTGTTGGACATATTAAATCAAATATTTTTAAAATTGATAAGTTAATGGTGTAA
- a CDS encoding bifunctional riboflavin kinase/FAD synthetase translates to MKIFKGNFESLKLSEEVCIALGTFDGVHRGHQAIIREAVETAKEKNLKSAVLTFDIHPRSLLYKVNAPKLITDNQSKSKIIETLGVDYLLFVKFDESLRNLDDLTFLEGLVKRLNAKAIVCGYNYTFGKGGRGNSDLLNHYSDLFHFDLKVVDRVSFGSEKISSTVIREKISQGNIKEANRLLGYNLFCIGEVVKGKGLAHTIGFPTANVIIEDNLCFKNGVYITLTHIDNSIYPSITNVGYTPTVESKYRVMETNIFDFSNNIYGKNIKVEFLEFLRGETKFPSVEDLIKRVNIDIKDSKEYFKNNIYNN, encoded by the coding sequence ATGAAGATATTTAAGGGGAATTTTGAAAGCCTAAAGCTAAGTGAAGAAGTGTGTATAGCCCTTGGAACCTTTGATGGAGTACATAGAGGTCACCAAGCTATTATAAGAGAAGCAGTTGAAACTGCAAAAGAAAAAAACCTAAAAAGTGCTGTTCTTACCTTTGATATTCATCCAAGAAGCTTACTTTACAAAGTAAATGCACCTAAATTAATTACAGATAATCAAAGTAAGTCTAAGATTATTGAAACATTAGGTGTAGATTATTTACTTTTCGTAAAATTTGATGAATCTTTACGTAATCTTGATGATCTAACCTTTTTAGAAGGACTTGTAAAAAGACTAAATGCTAAAGCTATAGTATGTGGTTATAACTATACCTTTGGCAAAGGTGGTAGAGGAAACTCTGATCTTTTAAATCATTATAGTGATTTATTTCACTTTGACTTAAAAGTTGTTGATAGAGTATCCTTTGGAAGTGAAAAAATATCAAGTACTGTGATTCGTGAAAAAATAAGTCAAGGTAATATTAAGGAAGCTAATAGACTTTTAGGATATAACTTATTTTGCATAGGTGAAGTAGTAAAAGGTAAGGGCCTTGCCCATACTATTGGATTTCCAACTGCAAATGTTATCATAGAAGATAATCTATGCTTTAAAAATGGTGTTTATATTACACTAACTCATATAGATAATAGTATTTATCCATCTATAACCAATGTTGGCTATACACCTACTGTTGAAAGTAAATACAGGGTTATGGAAACTAACATATTTGATTTTTCTAATAACATTTACGGTAAAAATATAAAGGTTGAGTTTTTAGAATTTCTTCGTGGTGAAACTAAATTTCCATCTGTAGAAGATTTAATAAAAAGAGTAAATATAGATATTAAAGATAGTAAAGAATACTTTAAAAATAATATTTACAACAATTAA
- a CDS encoding polysaccharide deacetylase family protein, with product MLLMLGVGLLFNGDKPVFKSSITPIDKIQTDKKVVAIACNVYEGEDLLPSMLETLKKHDTKISFFIGGVWGKKNIEMIKQMKDSGHDIQNHGYYHKKPTQLSLEDNIKEINLTHDLLKSELGIETTIFEPPYGDFDEYTQKIVNQANHKLVTFNIDTIDWRDDASTDIILKRVNKKLNPGGIILMHPKEITEKSLDSIISYIKSQGYEIITVNEILNITE from the coding sequence ATGCTCTTAATGTTAGGTGTAGGACTTTTATTTAATGGTGATAAGCCAGTATTTAAAAGTAGCATAACCCCCATAGATAAAATTCAAACCGATAAAAAAGTTGTAGCAATTGCATGTAATGTTTATGAAGGGGAGGACCTTCTACCTTCAATGCTTGAAACACTAAAGAAACATGATACTAAAATAAGTTTCTTCATAGGAGGAGTATGGGGTAAAAAGAATATAGAAATGATAAAACAAATGAAGGACTCTGGCCATGATATTCAAAATCATGGATATTATCATAAAAAGCCTACGCAACTTAGCTTAGAAGATAATATAAAGGAAATAAACCTTACTCATGACCTTTTAAAAAGTGAACTTGGAATTGAAACTACAATATTTGAACCCCCATATGGAGATTTTGATGAGTATACACAAAAAATTGTAAATCAAGCTAATCATAAGTTAGTAACTTTTAATATTGATACAATTGATTGGAGAGATGATGCATCAACTGATATTATTCTAAAAAGGGTTAATAAGAAGCTTAATCCAGGAGGAATTATTCTTATGCATCCTAAAGAGATTACAGAAAAGTCACTTGACTCTATTATTTCATACATAAAATCACAAGGCTATGAAATAATAACTGTTAATGAGATATTAAATATTACAGAATAG
- a CDS encoding DHH family phosphoesterase has product MNNIQDIIDLINSNNNFAIVSHTSPDGDCMGSMLGLYNSLVSYSKCVDVYLDDEIPKRLSFIPGAPNILNSFSPKEYDIIFALDCGDIKRLGSFSESLLASGKVVNIDHHLSNDMYGDVNLVIPDMSSVGEIIYNILAEGNLPINEKVAMCLYVSILSDTGGFKYSNTKPSTLITVSKLLEFNIDHSKIYTKLLSEKTKEQVILSSLVSSNLELYFNEKVALLYVTQDMLTKSNVNENDSGDLVNIARDIDTVEVGILIKEKHPELYKISLRSKDYFDVRCVAETFGGGGHTKAAGCAINGTFEEIKAKLLAEIKGNLL; this is encoded by the coding sequence GTGAATAATATACAAGATATTATAGACCTAATAAATTCTAATAATAATTTTGCAATAGTATCCCATACATCTCCTGATGGAGATTGTATGGGTTCTATGTTAGGTCTATATAATAGTTTAGTCTCATATTCAAAGTGTGTAGATGTATATCTTGACGATGAAATTCCTAAAAGACTATCATTTATTCCTGGAGCCCCAAATATACTTAATTCATTTAGTCCCAAAGAATATGATATAATTTTTGCTCTTGACTGTGGAGATATTAAGAGACTTGGTAGTTTCTCAGAATCTCTTTTAGCTAGTGGAAAAGTAGTTAATATAGATCATCATCTTTCTAATGATATGTATGGTGATGTTAACCTCGTAATTCCTGACATGTCAAGTGTTGGAGAAATTATTTATAATATTCTAGCTGAAGGTAATCTTCCAATTAATGAAAAGGTAGCAATGTGTCTATATGTATCAATTCTTTCTGATACAGGAGGTTTTAAGTATTCTAATACTAAACCCTCTACATTGATAACTGTTTCTAAACTTTTAGAATTTAATATAGATCATTCAAAAATCTATACTAAACTTCTAAGTGAAAAAACTAAGGAACAAGTTATCCTTTCATCACTAGTTTCATCAAATCTTGAACTATATTTTAATGAAAAAGTAGCTCTTTTATATGTAACACAGGATATGTTAACGAAATCTAATGTTAATGAAAATGACTCTGGAGATCTTGTTAATATTGCAAGGGACATAGACACAGTAGAAGTTGGAATACTTATAAAGGAAAAACATCCTGAACTTTATAAAATCAGCTTAAGGTCAAAGGATTACTTTGACGTAAGATGTGTTGCTGAAACCTTCGGCGGTGGTGGTCATACTAAAGCTGCTGGTTGTGCAATAAATGGAACTTTTGAAGAAATTAAAGCAAAGTTACTAGCTGAAATAAAGGGGAATTTACTATAA
- the rbfA gene encoding 30S ribosome-binding factor RbfA, translating to MAFNRTVRLSEEIRKILSEIIQNNLKDPRIPILTTVTRVDVTRDLRYAKAYISVFGEKEDKVKCIEGLRSASGYIRREVGSRIKVRYTPEILFEIDESLEHGLHINKILSDINKGE from the coding sequence ATGGCATTTAATAGAACTGTTAGGCTTTCTGAAGAAATTAGAAAGATCCTAAGTGAAATAATTCAAAATAATCTAAAAGATCCTAGAATACCTATTCTTACTACTGTAACAAGAGTAGATGTTACTAGAGATTTAAGATATGCAAAGGCATATATAAGTGTATTTGGAGAAAAAGAAGATAAAGTTAAGTGTATTGAAGGTTTAAGAAGTGCATCAGGATATATAAGACGTGAAGTTGGAAGTAGAATTAAAGTGAGATATACTCCAGAGATTCTATTTGAAATCGATGAGTCATTAGAACATGGCCTACACATTAATAAAATACTTTCAGATATAAATAAAGGTGAATAA